From Mycobacteriales bacterium, the proteins below share one genomic window:
- a CDS encoding ArsA-related P-loop ATPase has protein sequence MTAGIEPLDVDALLRDAKIIVCCGAGGVGKTTTAAALAVRAAEQGRSVCVLTIDPARRLAQSMGLTELDNTPRAVAGIDTSAGGRLDAMMLDMKRTFDDIVAAHADEARAKAILSNPFYVSLSSSFAGTQEYMAMEKLGQLKSIGDWDLIVVDTPPSRSALDFLDAPQRLGNFLDGRMIRILTAPARAGGRAYLKVFSLGVKMFTDVLNRILGASALKDLSLFVSSLETMFGGFRERADQTYKLLKERGTSFVVVAVPERDALREAAYFVERLESEQMPLGGLVLNRVHTSAVPGLSVERSIAAAETLDAAQDEPLTVAALRIHASRVDAAGRDARRASQFHAAHPRVRIVEVAAQAGDVHDLDGLRAIGDDLAGASTRAAV, from the coding sequence ATGACAGCAGGGATCGAGCCGCTCGATGTCGACGCGTTGCTTCGCGACGCGAAGATCATCGTCTGCTGTGGCGCCGGCGGTGTCGGCAAGACGACGACGGCCGCCGCCCTGGCAGTGCGGGCCGCGGAGCAGGGCCGCAGCGTCTGCGTGCTGACCATCGACCCGGCCCGCCGGCTCGCCCAGTCGATGGGGCTGACCGAGCTCGACAACACCCCTCGTGCCGTCGCCGGGATCGACACCTCGGCGGGTGGGCGGCTCGACGCGATGATGCTGGACATGAAACGGACCTTCGACGACATCGTCGCGGCCCACGCGGACGAGGCGCGGGCGAAAGCAATCCTGTCGAACCCGTTCTACGTGTCGCTGTCGTCGAGCTTCGCCGGCACTCAGGAGTACATGGCGATGGAGAAGCTCGGTCAGCTCAAGTCGATAGGCGACTGGGACCTGATAGTGGTCGACACGCCGCCGAGCCGCTCAGCCCTGGACTTCCTCGACGCACCACAGCGGCTCGGGAACTTCCTCGACGGCAGGATGATCCGCATCCTCACCGCGCCCGCGCGCGCCGGCGGGCGGGCGTACCTGAAGGTCTTCAGCCTCGGGGTGAAGATGTTCACCGACGTCCTGAACCGGATCCTCGGGGCGTCGGCGCTGAAGGACCTCAGCCTGTTCGTGTCCTCGCTGGAGACGATGTTCGGCGGGTTCCGCGAGCGTGCCGACCAGACCTACAAGCTGCTGAAGGAGCGCGGCACCTCCTTCGTCGTGGTGGCGGTCCCGGAACGCGACGCGCTGCGCGAGGCGGCGTACTTCGTGGAGCGTCTCGAGTCCGAGCAGATGCCCCTCGGCGGTCTCGTCCTCAACCGGGTGCACACCAGCGCGGTGCCCGGCCTTTCGGTCGAACGGTCGATCGCGGCCGCCGAGACCCTCGACGCGGCGCAGGACGAGCCACTGACCGTCGCGGCGCTGCGCATCCACGCAAGCCGCGTCGACGCGGCCGGTCGCGACGCGCGACGCGCGTCGCAGTTCCACGCCGCCCACCCGCGGGTGCGCATCGTCGAGGTCGCCGCGCAGGCCGGCGACGTCCACGATCTCGACGGGCTGCGCGCCATCGGCGACGACCTCGCGGGCGCGTCGACGCGAGCCGCGGTCTGA
- a CDS encoding transglycosylase domain-containing protein, whose protein sequence is MRRPVLPRSFVLLGTVALVAGLIMSVALLPFVGGAGLAARSLANTFDELPADLTAKPLPQVSRILAADGSTIATFYSQDRTSVALSEIPVVMQQAIIDIEDVRFYEHGGLDFKGTLRALLRNGATGTVTQGGSTLTQQYVKNVLVENARTEKQREAATADTLARKVREAKYAIELEHKLTKSQILDRYLNIVYFGDGAYGVGAAARHYFNEPVTALTLPQSALLAGLVQSPVAYNPRFYPTLATQRRNTVLGQMLKYHSITQDEYDTALATPLDLDIHQQPNDCVASRYPYFCDYVKHIFEVTPSLGLSLLTRGGLTVTTTLSPKVEKAAEAGIHQYVRARDPSGVDAAEAVVQPGTGQVKAIAVNTPYGDNPKLGENSIDYAVDEKYGGSTYGFHAGSTFKLFVLTAALEEGFPLSTTIHAPGSIVVDGYKTCSGQDAGVYDLHNAADSESGTFNLESGTWFSVNTFFAQLEQRTGLCEPIKLAEQMGMQPSNGGPIPQVPSFVLGSAAGFTPLDEANAYATMAAHGEYCSPIAITSIVDRDGHHYDVPQSHCRQVVDSGIANTVTSILEGVLTVPGATGTEDALAGRPAAAKTGTVDDYDGSWFAGYTPQLSAAVWAGIPSSPNKSLGGLTIGGVYYGEVFGATLAGRIWQSTLNAALAGVPPAQFSGSQTYTVTAPKQTVPNVVGLSITAAQATLIQDGYVPKLVRVLVDSTEPEDDVARTDPPAGSVLPAGSTVTVYISDGISPAPGQSAPTPTNQPTAPTITISPSAPPTPTITPTPTPSDTVNGGGFTQRQRPERTR, encoded by the coding sequence GTGAGGCGCCCCGTACTGCCGCGGAGCTTCGTGCTCCTCGGCACGGTCGCGTTGGTCGCCGGGTTGATCATGTCCGTCGCGTTGCTGCCCTTCGTGGGCGGCGCGGGCCTGGCGGCACGCAGCCTCGCCAACACCTTCGACGAGCTGCCCGCCGACCTCACTGCGAAACCGCTCCCGCAGGTGTCACGGATCCTCGCCGCGGACGGGTCCACGATCGCGACGTTCTACTCGCAGGACCGCACCAGCGTCGCGCTGTCGGAGATCCCGGTGGTGATGCAGCAGGCGATCATCGACATCGAAGACGTCCGCTTCTACGAACACGGCGGTCTGGACTTCAAGGGCACGTTGCGAGCCCTGCTGCGCAACGGCGCGACCGGCACGGTCACTCAGGGCGGCTCGACGCTCACCCAGCAGTACGTGAAGAACGTGCTCGTCGAGAACGCCCGCACCGAGAAGCAACGCGAAGCGGCGACCGCCGACACGCTCGCTCGAAAGGTGCGTGAGGCGAAGTACGCCATCGAGCTCGAGCACAAGCTCACCAAGTCGCAGATCCTCGACCGCTACCTCAACATCGTCTACTTCGGTGACGGCGCGTACGGCGTCGGCGCCGCGGCCCGTCACTACTTCAACGAGCCGGTCACCGCGCTCACGTTGCCGCAGAGCGCGCTGCTCGCGGGCCTCGTGCAGTCCCCAGTCGCCTACAACCCGCGCTTCTACCCGACACTCGCGACGCAGCGCCGCAACACCGTGCTCGGGCAGATGCTGAAGTACCACTCGATCACCCAGGACGAGTACGACACCGCCCTCGCGACGCCGCTGGACCTCGACATCCACCAGCAGCCCAACGACTGTGTGGCATCGAGGTACCCGTACTTCTGCGACTACGTGAAGCACATCTTCGAGGTCACCCCGAGCCTCGGCCTGTCCCTGTTGACGCGCGGCGGCCTGACGGTCACGACCACGCTGAGCCCGAAGGTCGAGAAGGCCGCCGAAGCCGGCATCCACCAGTACGTCCGCGCCCGCGACCCGAGCGGGGTCGACGCGGCCGAGGCGGTCGTGCAGCCCGGCACCGGCCAGGTGAAGGCCATCGCGGTCAACACGCCGTACGGCGACAACCCCAAGCTCGGCGAGAACAGCATCGACTACGCCGTCGACGAGAAGTACGGCGGGAGCACCTACGGCTTCCACGCCGGATCCACCTTCAAGCTCTTCGTGCTGACTGCCGCACTCGAAGAGGGCTTCCCGCTCAGCACCACGATCCACGCGCCCGGCTCGATCGTCGTCGACGGCTACAAGACCTGCTCCGGGCAGGACGCGGGCGTGTACGACCTGCACAACGCCGCGGACAGCGAGTCGGGCACGTTCAACCTGGAGTCGGGCACCTGGTTCTCGGTCAACACGTTCTTCGCTCAGCTCGAGCAGCGCACCGGACTGTGCGAGCCGATCAAGCTCGCGGAGCAGATGGGCATGCAGCCCTCCAACGGCGGCCCGATCCCGCAGGTGCCGTCGTTCGTTCTCGGCTCGGCCGCCGGCTTCACCCCGCTCGACGAGGCGAACGCGTACGCGACGATGGCCGCGCACGGCGAATACTGCTCACCGATCGCGATCACCTCAATCGTCGACCGCGACGGCCACCACTACGACGTGCCGCAGTCGCACTGCCGCCAGGTGGTCGACAGCGGCATCGCCAACACCGTGACCTCGATCCTCGAAGGCGTGCTCACCGTCCCCGGCGCCACCGGCACCGAGGACGCCCTGGCGGGGCGTCCCGCCGCGGCCAAGACCGGCACCGTCGACGACTACGACGGCTCGTGGTTCGCGGGCTACACCCCGCAGCTGTCCGCGGCGGTGTGGGCCGGCATCCCGTCCAGCCCGAACAAGTCGCTCGGCGGCCTGACCATCGGCGGCGTCTACTACGGCGAGGTGTTCGGCGCGACGCTCGCCGGGCGGATCTGGCAGTCCACCTTGAACGCCGCACTGGCCGGCGTACCCCCGGCGCAGTTCAGCGGCAGCCAGACCTACACCGTGACCGCGCCGAAGCAGACCGTGCCCAACGTCGTCGGGCTGTCGATCACCGCCGCGCAGGCGACGCTGATCCAGGACGGCTACGTGCCAAAGCTGGTGCGGGTGCTGGTCGACAGCACCGAGCCCGAAGACGACGTGGCGCGGACCGACCCGCCGGCCGGGTCGGTCCTTCCGGCCGGCTCGACGGTGACGGTGTACATCAGCGATGGCATCTCGCCGGCGCCCGGCCAGAGCGCCCCGACGCCGACCAATCAGCCCACAGCCCCGACCATCACCATCAGCCCGAGCGCACCGCCGACGCCGAC